One window of the Cryptomeria japonica chromosome 7, Sugi_1.0, whole genome shotgun sequence genome contains the following:
- the LOC131068955 gene encoding spermidine synthase 2, whose product MLGKTLHHHLSGKLACHCKRVKERNIIKTMAEVNVDVNVNAGVSKRLRAKGEEEAENGASGEEEFRPLCREKARGGEPQGGCISSVIPGWFSSVKLPEFPTNVQYFNNPMWPGEAHSLKVEKVLFKGKSEYQDVMVFQSSSYGKVLVLDGVVQLSEKDECAYQEMIAHLPLCSIPSPKKVLVVGGGDGGVLREISRHRSVEQIDICEIDKMVIDVSKQFFPELGVGYEDPRVRLHIGDGAAFLRECPAGTYDAIIVDSSDPVGPAQELFEKPFYETVARALRPGGVVITQAESLWLHMHVIQDIVSACRQAFKGSVNYAWTSVPTYPSGTIGFMICSTEGPSVNFKTPINPIEKQGAATNLRGPLKFYNSEMHAAAFALPTFVGKALGPLLAPSL is encoded by the exons ATGTTGGGCAAGACTCTGCATCATCATCTGAGTGGAAAACTTGCCTGCCACTGCAAGAGAGTCAAAGAAAGAAATATTATAAAAACCATGGCAGAGGTCAATGTGGATGTGAATGTGAATGCTGGTGTATCAAAGCGTTTGAGGGCtaaaggagaagaggaagcagaaaATGGTGCTTCTGGTGAGGAAGAATTCAGGCCACTCTGCCGTGAAAAGGCGAGAGGAGGGGAGCCTCAGGGAGGATGTATTTCATCCGTCATACCTGGATGGTTTAGCAGCGTCAAGTTGCCCG AGTTTCCTACAAACGTGCAGTATTTCAACAATCCTATGTGGCCTG GGGAGGCACATTCGCTGAAGGTTGAGAAGGTATTGTTCAAGGGCAAGTCAGAATATCAAGATGTGATGGTTTTTCAG TCATCATCATATGGAAAAGTACTTGTGCTTGATGGGGTGGTTCAGTTGTCTGAAAAAGATGAATGTGCCTACCAAGAGATGATAGCACATCTTCCTCTTTGTTCTATTCCATCTCCAAAAAAG GTATTAGTAGTTGGAGGTGGTGATGGGGGTGTTCTGAGGGAGATATCTAGGCACCGCTCGGTGGAACAAATTGATATATGTGAAATTGACAAAATGGTTATAGAT GTATCCAAACAATTTTTTCCGGAACTTGGTGTGGGCTATGAAGATCCACGTGTTAGACTTCATATAGGCGATG GAGCTGCCTTTTTGAGGGAATGTCCGGCTGGAACATATGATGCTATCATTGTGGACTCTTCTGATCCAGTAG GTCCTGCTCAGGAACTGTTTGAAAAACCTTTCTATGAAACAGTGGCCAGAGCACTGAGGCCTGGGGGTGTGGTAATCACTCAAGCAGAAAGTTTGTGGTTGCATATGCATGTTATACAAGATATTGTCTCAGCATGCAGGCAGGCTTTCAAAGGCTCTGTCAACTATGCTTGGACCTCTGTCCCAACATATCCAAG TGGAACAATTGGCTTTATGATTTGCTCAACAGAAGGACCATCTGTAAATTTCAAGACACCTATTAATCCTATTGAAAAACAGGGTGCTGCAACTAATTTGAGAGGCCCTTTAAAGTTCTACAACTCAGAG ATGCATGCAGCTGCATTTGCTTTGCCAACGTTTGTTGGAAAGGCATTGGGTCCCCTGCTTGCACCATCTTTATGA